A genomic segment from Nicotiana tabacum cultivar K326 chromosome 9, ASM71507v2, whole genome shotgun sequence encodes:
- the LOC107774388 gene encoding uncharacterized protein LOC107774388, with product MADQNSNNTSIMESKPLHPLHQIAETPTHKLLLKQWLKEEELILNRIAAKETQIDSVRNEITQLYCIFFLFHSISLMLLFSASSKWASKTGLCHRSWIPSLCSLLCSLGIIWAVRYKTDTESHLEKLLEREKEDGKLLARCVEELKRKGVEFDLLKEVDALRRAKSLRVETKVVKKWSARDFVSLFFFSVSCLVLALTRLILCD from the coding sequence ATGGCCGATCAGAACAGCAACAACACTTCAATAATGGAATCGAAGCCTTTACACCCACTTCACCAAATAGCAGAAACCCCAACTCACAAGTTGCTTCTCAAGCAATGGCTTAAAGAAGAAGAACTCATCCTCAATAGAATCGCCGCCAAAGAAACCCAAATCGATTCGGTTCGCAACGAAATCACCCAGCTCTACTGCATCTTTTTTCTCTTCCACTCCATTTCACTTATGCTTTTATTTAGTGCCTCCTCGAAATGGGCTTCTAAAACTGGGCTCTGCCACCGTTCTTGGATCCCATCTCTGTGTTCTCTGCTCTGTTCTCTGGGTATCATTTGGGCCGTTAGGTACAAGACGGATACGGAGAGTCACTTAGAGAAACTGttggagagagagaaagaggacgGGAAACTATTGGCTAGGTGTGTGGAGGAATTGAAGAGAAAAGGGGTGGAGTTTGATTTGTTGAAAGAGGTTGATGCTCTTAGGAGGGCTAAGAGTTTGAGGGTTGAAACTAAGGTTGTTAAAAAATGGTCTGCTAGAGACTTTGTGTCTCTATTTTTCTTCTCTGTTTCTTGCCTCGTACTCGCCCTAACTAGGCTCATTTTGTGTGATTGA